The region CATCTAATTCAATATTTTTTCCTATCTCATCTTTATAAACAATTTCTTCTATAGACAATCTACAACTTGCTACATCTTCTTTAAAAGGATTTTTAACTGCGGGATATCCAACAGCCAATAAATAATTAACTTGACTTCCGTTATCTAGTATTTCTTTCTTTGTCTTTTCATCAACATTTTCTATACTAATCCAACAAGTTCCCAATCCTAATTCAGTAGCTTTTGTTATCAAACTTTCCATAGCATAAGAGGCCTTTACAATTGACTTTGTTGAATCATTAAGTATATCAAGAGATATATAATGAGGACTTTTAATCATAACACCAGCATATCCACCTTTTCCTATTAAAGCTTCATAAATACTTTTCCCGTTCCTATAAAGAGAAAACTTAAAATGTCTAATATTAACACCTGATTCTAAAACATTACCATAATCAATTAACTCATTTAGTATATCTTGATTAACTTCTTTGTTTTTATACTCTCTTATAGACTTTCTATTTGTTAAAAAATTTCTAATAAGCACAATATATCATCCTTTCTTCAAAGTATCTAATACTCTTATACCACCAAAAAATGTTTTTAATCTTTTATGCTAATTTAAAAGGCTTCTTTTAAAAGAAGCCTTTTTTTATTTATTCTTTAATTCTATTAAACTTAATACTTAATTTTGATAAGTACCAACCTAGAAGTCCTCCGACTATATAGCCAAGAACAAGGAATATACTTTTATATGCATATACATGATAGGTTAAATCTTCAAATATCCAAACAGAAATAAGTCCCATCAAAAGTGCTGTACAAACAGTAACCCCTACTTTGAAAAATGTTTCTATGTTTTCAAACTCTAGAGTCTCTCCACTTCTCTCGATTTTGTTTTTGTCAAATAGTATCTTTGATATAATAAATAGTACAATTGATAATGTTATATAATAGATATAGTGTTTTGATCCTCTATAAGAGCTATTAAACACTTCAAAAAAGCTATACTCTGCTACCTTATCCCATATATCACTAAAACCACTTAATCTCCAAAATCCTGATCTAAGCCAGCAGCTTATATTAGAAAATAAAAGATAGGTAAATCCCATAGGAAATACTAAAAATATTGCTGTTAGAATAAATTGTGCAATAGTTGTTC is a window of Anaerosalibacter sp. Marseille-P3206 DNA encoding:
- a CDS encoding nitroreductase family protein — its product is MLIRNFLTNRKSIREYKNKEVNQDILNELIDYGNVLESGVNIRHFKFSLYRNGKSIYEALIGKGGYAGVMIKSPHYISLDILNDSTKSIVKASYAMESLITKATELGLGTCWISIENVDEKTKKEILDNGSQVNYLLAVGYPAVKNPFKEDVASCRLSIEEIVYKDEIGKNIELDEIENRGLSDLFYYIRFAPSSYNNQPWRFVLKDDRVVLILKCNDEKFRLVDAGIIMYYFENMAKAIGISGKWDFLSMDNREMDGNVYKIIGEFKL